Proteins encoded in a region of the Campylobacter showae CSUNSWCD genome:
- a CDS encoding DegT/DnrJ/EryC1/StrS family aminotransferase yields MKINFINLQAQYQKYKNEIDEQIKEVLDSSVYIGGKVGELEQNLAKFSGAKHAIACSSGTDALLLAFMALDIKPGDEVITTPFTFIATAEMIAFLGAKPVFVDIDERTYNIDPNLIEAKITLRTKAIVPVSLFGQAADMAAINAIAQKHDLTVIEDAAQSFGASQNGVKSCNLSRIATTSFFPAKPLGCYGDGGAIFTNDDALNEKMRILLNHGQSERYIHKYVGINGRLDAIQAGILNVKLKYLDAEIAKRQEIAARYTSELKDVVAPFVAEGNVSAWAQYCIRVKDRAKMLEICAQKGVPTGVYYPVPLHLQEVFKGLGYKRGDFAVSEAVAQDIMALPMSAFVTKEEQDYVIEVINNA; encoded by the coding sequence ATGAAGATAAATTTTATAAATTTACAAGCTCAGTATCAAAAATACAAAAACGAAATCGACGAGCAGATCAAAGAGGTGCTAGATAGCTCGGTCTATATCGGCGGCAAGGTCGGCGAGCTGGAGCAAAATCTGGCTAAATTTAGCGGCGCAAAGCACGCTATAGCTTGCAGTAGCGGCACGGACGCGCTGCTACTTGCTTTCATGGCGCTTGATATAAAGCCCGGCGACGAGGTCATCACGACGCCTTTTACCTTTATCGCGACGGCCGAGATGATAGCATTTTTGGGCGCAAAGCCCGTGTTCGTCGATATCGACGAGAGGACGTATAATATTGATCCAAATTTGATCGAAGCAAAGATCACTCTAAGGACCAAGGCTATCGTGCCGGTGTCGCTTTTTGGGCAGGCAGCCGATATGGCGGCGATAAACGCCATCGCGCAAAAGCACGACCTAACCGTCATCGAGGACGCGGCGCAAAGCTTTGGTGCGAGTCAAAACGGCGTAAAATCCTGCAATCTCTCGCGCATCGCTACGACCTCGTTTTTCCCAGCTAAGCCGCTTGGCTGCTACGGCGACGGCGGCGCGATATTTACGAACGACGACGCCCTGAACGAAAAAATGCGCATCCTGCTAAACCACGGCCAGTCCGAGCGCTACATCCACAAATACGTCGGCATAAACGGCAGACTCGACGCCATCCAGGCGGGCATTTTAAACGTCAAGCTAAAATACCTTGATGCCGAAATCGCAAAACGCCAAGAGATCGCGGCACGGTATACTAGCGAGCTAAAGGACGTCGTAGCGCCTTTCGTCGCGGAGGGTAACGTCTCGGCGTGGGCGCAGTACTGTATCCGCGTAAAAGATAGGGCAAAGATGCTAGAAATCTGCGCGCAAAAAGGCGTGCCGACGGGAGTTTATTACCCCGTGCCGCTGCATTTGCAAGAGGTGTTCAAAGGTCTTGGCTATAAGCGGGGGGATTTTGCCGTGAGCGAGGCTGTAGCGCAGGATATAATGGCGCTACCGATGTCGGCCTTTGTAACCAAAGAGGAGCAAGACTACGTCATTGAGGTTATAAATAATGCTTAA
- a CDS encoding 3-methyladenine DNA glycosylase — protein MDSTQLFLALKNAGVKADADGPLWWPNAGTFEVVVGAVLIQNTNWKNADKALNNLKNANLMSLEGIVKTHTAELALLIKPSGFYNTKAKRLKTLCDAIFKKFGDFENFKENVSREWLLGVKGIGAETCDAALCYACGRDVMVVDSYALRILGFLGYEFESYDEAQEWLEAVDSEQICKAYGRELEMNEIYAKFHGKIVEFCKVHFNGKRLDEAGEEILKSIK, from the coding sequence ATGGATAGCACGCAGCTTTTTTTGGCGCTAAAAAACGCGGGCGTAAAGGCTGATGCAGATGGCCCTCTTTGGTGGCCAAACGCCGGCACCTTCGAGGTCGTGGTCGGCGCCGTTTTGATACAAAATACCAACTGGAAAAACGCAGACAAAGCGCTAAATAATCTAAAAAACGCAAATTTGATGAGCTTGGAGGGCATCGTAAAAACGCACACGGCCGAGCTAGCCTTGCTAATAAAACCTAGCGGCTTTTACAACACCAAGGCAAAACGCCTAAAAACGCTTTGCGACGCGATTTTTAAAAAATTCGGCGATTTTGAAAATTTCAAAGAAAACGTGAGTCGCGAGTGGCTGCTTGGCGTCAAAGGCATCGGCGCGGAGACCTGCGACGCGGCGCTTTGCTATGCGTGCGGACGCGACGTGATGGTCGTAGATAGCTATGCTTTGCGGATTTTGGGCTTTTTGGGGTATGAGTTTGAAAGCTACGACGAGGCGCAGGAGTGGCTAGAAGCCGTAGATAGCGAGCAGATTTGTAAAGCATACGGGCGCGAGCTAGAGATGAATGAAATTTACGCCAAATTTCACGGCAAGATAGTGGAGTTTTGCAAAGTGCACTTTAACGGCAAGAGGCTTGACGAAGCAGGCGAAGAGATACTAAAATCCATAAAATAG
- a CDS encoding TIGR00282 family metallophosphoesterase, producing the protein MANLTRVGFVGDIVGRAGRSAVIQNLPKFKREFELDFIVANAENASGGFGLTATNAHELLGCGIDAITGGNHSFDKKDVVALMDALPIIRPYNHFAGTAGRGAINLSKDGKSLSVVNLMGHYGLPHTNNAFLEAERALKGCESENILIDFHAEATSEKNAFFRLFCGRVGAIAGTHTHVGTDDLQILNGTAYVSDVGLSGAFDGVIGMDAEAPVKSFLTGLKHSFKVNEKCRRIFQMVVFEFDGGRCADAFKIRVIDGVSEPLVQRAVKFI; encoded by the coding sequence ATGGCAAATTTAACTAGAGTGGGCTTTGTCGGCGATATCGTCGGACGCGCTGGACGAAGCGCTGTTATACAAAATTTGCCCAAATTTAAGCGTGAGTTTGAGCTTGACTTTATCGTCGCAAATGCCGAAAATGCAAGCGGAGGCTTTGGCCTAACCGCAACCAACGCGCACGAGCTGCTGGGTTGCGGCATCGACGCGATCACGGGCGGCAATCACAGCTTTGATAAAAAAGACGTAGTCGCGCTGATGGACGCTCTGCCTATCATTCGCCCTTACAATCACTTCGCGGGAACTGCAGGGCGCGGAGCGATAAATTTGAGCAAAGACGGCAAGAGTCTAAGCGTGGTAAATTTGATGGGGCACTACGGCTTGCCGCATACGAACAACGCCTTTTTGGAGGCCGAGCGCGCACTAAAGGGGTGCGAGAGCGAAAACATCCTCATAGACTTTCACGCCGAGGCCACGAGCGAGAAAAACGCATTTTTTAGGCTATTTTGCGGGCGAGTGGGAGCCATAGCCGGCACTCACACGCACGTGGGCACCGATGATCTTCAAATTCTAAACGGCACGGCCTACGTGAGCGACGTAGGGCTTAGCGGGGCGTTTGACGGCGTCATCGGTATGGACGCGGAGGCGCCCGTGAAGAGCTTTTTAACGGGGCTTAAGCACTCGTTTAAGGTAAATGAAAAATGCAGGCGAATCTTTCAAATGGTCGTGTTTGAATTTGACGGCGGGCGCTGTGCGGATGCCTTTAAGATCCGCGTGATAGACGGAGTTAGCGAGCCTTTGGTGCAGCGAGCGGTGAAATTTATATAA
- a CDS encoding ATP-binding protein: MIDWNTTAAAIYRRKFGALKGVIDVDFTQLDGLVGIEKQKEELVENTRNFLEGKGANHAILWGARGCGKSSLVKAVFTKFYPEGLRLIELKNDELEMIPEIIYEIRDSSFKFIIFCDDLSFEAGDMSYKFLKPVLEGSIEKAPKNVLVYATSNRRHLISELKSDNEGAKVGETELHYSDAVEEKIALSDRFGLWLSFYQGSFTDYLKIVDFYFKDFVGDRAMLHELAKQYAQLRASRSGRTARQFYLSYKDKI, translated from the coding sequence ATGATAGACTGGAATACAACTGCCGCAGCGATTTATAGGCGTAAATTTGGCGCATTAAAAGGCGTGATAGACGTTGATTTTACGCAGCTTGACGGGCTTGTGGGGATCGAAAAGCAAAAAGAAGAGCTCGTAGAAAATACGCGAAATTTTTTAGAGGGCAAGGGCGCAAATCACGCGATACTTTGGGGTGCGCGAGGCTGCGGTAAAAGCAGTCTGGTTAAGGCCGTTTTTACTAAATTTTACCCGGAGGGCTTGCGTCTAATCGAGCTAAAAAACGACGAGCTTGAGATGATACCAGAGATCATTTACGAGATCAGAGATAGCAGCTTTAAATTTATCATTTTTTGCGATGATCTTAGCTTTGAAGCTGGAGACATGAGCTATAAATTTTTAAAACCCGTGCTTGAAGGCTCGATCGAAAAAGCGCCTAAAAATGTGCTAGTTTACGCCACATCAAACCGCCGCCACCTAATCAGCGAACTAAAAAGCGACAACGAGGGTGCGAAAGTCGGCGAGACGGAGCTGCACTATAGCGACGCGGTCGAAGAAAAGATCGCGCTTAGTGATAGATTTGGGCTTTGGCTCAGCTTTTATCAGGGCAGCTTTACGGACTATCTAAAGATCGTGGATTTTTATTTTAAAGATTTCGTGGGCGATAGAGCCATGCTTCACGAGCTAGCTAAGCAATACGCACAGCTTCGCGCTAGCCGCTCGGGACGCACTGCGAGGCAGTTTTATCTAAGCTATAAAGATAAAATTTGA
- a CDS encoding DEAD/DEAH box helicase gives MQSEVFEYFLNGGDAQLLVCEDDKEAIAALSAAEFAGLRAFRLPDFRAREGDDLRSFSAELFELSSELSKFYEFEGKKVLISPVCTALNKLPGKKHLQKLTLNFGDKIDPKELAEKLLRFGYEAVDIVESEGEFCVRGEIIDVFCVGAQEPNRILLFDDEIESIRHYSTQTQISNKTELKSVEISPFIAALGADEFEKTSEKIKDMQTDALISDLKTLGFWAIDGFIDYTREFKTVLMKKFDGFERDLGEVANLPVLPAAKVYKDLSVTPNADFFELNKNKKIKVLARNVGLFNALNLSEYKNIEFVQTEAALNLVSAAEIIVSLNKFEKKKRAKKPSLVIDELKAGDYVVHEEYGIGKFTGLEKLTVLGRTREFVVIVYQNEDKLLLPVEHLNLIDRYVASSGSIAVLDRLGKANFAKIKEKVRAKLFVIASKIISLAAQRELIRGEIIEKDDAEYLNFLQNAGFAYTRDQERASSDIANDLKSGKVMDRLLSGDVGFGKTEVAMNAIFKCVKSGFQALFFVPTTLLSSQHFKSLKERLGKFDVSVFKLDRFTSAREKAVAVKALESGQPCVCVGTHSLLSVKPSNLGLIIIDEEHKFGVKQKEKLKEISSASHVLSMSATPIPRSLNMALSSVKGYSVLQTPPSSRLDVRTSVREWDEKAVKEAIMRELRRGGQIFYIHNHIATMPQAKKQILDIMPNLRILTLHSKIDAKTTEEEMMKFENGEYDVLLSTSIVESGIHLPNVNTIIIESANKFGIADLHQLRGRVGRSDKQAYCYFLVEDKNALSADALKRLVALESNSFLGSGSVLAYHDLEIRGGGNLVGEAQSGHIEAIGYSLYIKMLEEEINKLLNKESFESAKIDLKLSINAFLNSEFIGEDRLRLELYRRLSKCKEVAEVYEIEGEIEDRFGKPDIYTKQFLSLIIIKILAIKAGLKAISNAEQNIVLTAQNGEQTRLKSKSKDDDDVIEDILIYLRKLNKGRAEK, from the coding sequence GTGCAAAGTGAGGTTTTTGAGTATTTTTTAAACGGAGGCGATGCGCAGCTGCTTGTCTGTGAGGATGATAAGGAAGCTATCGCGGCTCTTAGCGCGGCGGAATTTGCAGGGCTTAGGGCTTTTAGATTGCCTGATTTTAGAGCGCGAGAGGGCGATGATCTGCGCAGCTTTAGCGCAGAGCTTTTTGAGCTATCCTCCGAGTTATCTAAATTTTACGAATTCGAGGGTAAAAAGGTCCTCATTAGCCCCGTTTGCACGGCGCTAAACAAACTTCCGGGCAAAAAACATTTACAAAAACTAACGCTAAATTTCGGCGACAAAATCGACCCCAAAGAGCTAGCCGAAAAGCTACTGCGCTTTGGCTACGAGGCGGTCGATATCGTGGAGAGCGAGGGCGAGTTTTGCGTGCGCGGCGAGATCATCGACGTTTTTTGCGTCGGCGCGCAGGAGCCAAACCGCATTTTGCTTTTTGACGACGAGATAGAGAGCATTAGACACTACAGCACGCAAACGCAAATTTCAAACAAAACGGAGCTAAAAAGCGTTGAAATTTCGCCTTTTATCGCAGCTCTGGGCGCGGACGAGTTTGAAAAAACATCAGAAAAAATAAAAGATATGCAAACGGACGCACTAATCAGCGACCTAAAGACGCTCGGATTTTGGGCGATAGATGGTTTTATCGACTACACGCGCGAATTTAAAACGGTTTTAATGAAAAAATTTGACGGCTTTGAGCGCGATCTGGGCGAGGTGGCAAATTTGCCCGTGCTGCCCGCAGCGAAAGTTTATAAAGACTTAAGCGTAACTCCAAACGCCGATTTTTTCGAGCTAAATAAAAATAAAAAAATCAAGGTTTTAGCGCGCAACGTTGGTCTTTTTAACGCATTAAATTTGAGCGAATACAAAAACATAGAGTTCGTGCAAACCGAAGCGGCGTTAAATTTAGTCTCGGCAGCCGAGATCATCGTCTCGCTAAATAAATTCGAAAAGAAAAAGCGCGCTAAAAAGCCAAGCTTAGTCATCGACGAGCTAAAGGCGGGCGACTACGTCGTGCACGAGGAGTACGGCATCGGCAAATTTACGGGACTTGAAAAGCTAACGGTGCTAGGCAGGACGCGCGAGTTCGTCGTGATCGTTTATCAAAACGAGGACAAGCTACTACTGCCCGTCGAGCATCTAAATTTGATCGATAGATACGTCGCAAGCAGCGGCAGTATCGCGGTTTTAGACCGCCTGGGCAAGGCAAATTTCGCCAAGATAAAAGAAAAAGTTAGAGCTAAACTTTTTGTTATCGCGTCAAAGATTATTTCACTAGCCGCGCAGCGCGAGCTAATCCGCGGCGAAATCATCGAAAAAGATGACGCGGAGTATCTAAATTTCTTGCAAAACGCGGGCTTTGCCTACACTAGGGATCAGGAGCGCGCCTCAAGTGACATCGCAAACGACCTAAAAAGCGGCAAGGTAATGGATAGGTTGCTCAGCGGCGACGTGGGATTTGGTAAAACGGAAGTTGCGATGAATGCGATATTCAAATGCGTAAAATCGGGCTTTCAAGCGCTATTTTTCGTGCCGACGACGCTTCTTAGCTCGCAGCATTTTAAAAGCCTAAAAGAGCGGCTGGGCAAATTTGACGTTAGCGTCTTTAAGCTTGACCGCTTTACGAGCGCGAGGGAAAAAGCGGTAGCTGTAAAGGCGCTAGAGTCCGGGCAGCCTTGCGTTTGTGTGGGTACGCACTCGCTTTTATCGGTTAAGCCATCAAATTTAGGCCTCATCATCATCGATGAGGAGCATAAATTCGGCGTCAAACAAAAGGAAAAACTAAAAGAAATTTCAAGCGCCTCGCACGTGCTATCTATGAGCGCGACACCGATACCACGTAGCCTAAATATGGCACTTTCAAGCGTCAAGGGCTACTCCGTACTTCAAACTCCGCCAAGCTCGCGCCTAGACGTGCGAACCAGCGTGCGCGAGTGGGACGAAAAGGCGGTAAAAGAGGCCATCATGCGCGAACTGCGCCGCGGCGGGCAAATTTTTTATATCCACAACCACATCGCCACGATGCCTCAGGCAAAAAAGCAAATTTTAGACATCATGCCAAATTTACGCATCCTCACGCTACACTCCAAGATCGACGCCAAAACGACCGAAGAGGAGATGATGAAGTTTGAAAACGGCGAGTACGACGTACTGCTAAGCACCAGCATCGTAGAAAGCGGCATCCACCTGCCAAACGTAAACACCATCATCATCGAGAGCGCGAATAAATTCGGCATCGCAGACCTGCATCAGCTGCGCGGACGCGTCGGCAGGAGCGACAAGCAGGCGTATTGCTACTTCCTCGTCGAAGACAAAAACGCCCTAAGCGCGGACGCTCTAAAACGCCTGGTCGCGCTTGAGAGCAACTCGTTTTTAGGCTCTGGCAGCGTACTAGCCTATCACGATCTAGAAATCAGAGGCGGCGGAAACCTCGTCGGCGAAGCCCAAAGCGGCCATATCGAGGCTATCGGCTACTCGCTCTACATTAAAATGCTCGAAGAAGAGATAAATAAACTGCTAAATAAAGAGAGCTTTGAAAGTGCGAAAATCGACCTGAAACTTAGCATAAACGCATTTTTAAACTCGGAGTTTATCGGTGAGGATAGGTTGCGTCTGGAGCTATATAGGCGGCTTAGCAAGTGCAAAGAGGTGGCCGAGGTTTATGAGATAGAGGGCGAGATAGAGGATAGATTCGGTAAGCCCGACATCTACACCAAGCAGTTTTTAAGCCTCATTATAATTAAAATTCTAGCGATAAAAGCTGGCCTTAAAGCTATCTCAAACGCCGAGCAAAATATTGTGCTAACAGCGCAAAACGGCGAGCAAACCAGGCTAAAATCAAAGAGTAAAGACGATGATGACGTGATAGAAGATATCTTGATCTATCTTAGAAAACTAAACAAAGGACGGGCGGAAAAATGA
- a CDS encoding bifunctional folylpolyglutamate synthase/dihydrofolate synthase, with translation MKLEYFLENKPLFYKEINRARMPSAFKFVQGAFKIPKIIHLIGTNGKGSTGRFLAQMLARGHSVGHYTSPHIFEFRERFWMNGAVASADALETAHERLIKILPVEVARSLSYFEYATLLCAPLFEGCDFFVCEAGVGGEFDATNVFDKRLSLFTPIGFDHTALLGDTLEQIATTKFNAMADVALMNDEMGELCVGIARQIAAKKGVTLKFASENLSDDDKNEIKIYAEKFGLPEFLRSNLTLSSSAFKELGFSLNLANLGALDLNGRCEKIAPNVTIDVGHNEMAAQALVKRFEGKKLNLIFNAFADKDIKAVLKAIKPIVKKTYIIEYEAPGRELATAQVKEALRQLDMEFADFTDVRTDEEYLAFGSFYLVEAFLKRYRGAK, from the coding sequence ATGAAACTAGAATATTTTTTAGAAAACAAACCCCTTTTTTATAAGGAAATCAACCGCGCGCGCATGCCAAGCGCCTTTAAATTCGTGCAGGGCGCGTTTAAAATACCAAAAATCATCCATCTAATCGGCACGAACGGCAAGGGTAGCACGGGACGATTTCTAGCACAGATGCTCGCTCGCGGCCATAGCGTCGGACACTATACGAGCCCGCATATTTTCGAGTTTCGCGAGAGATTTTGGATGAACGGCGCCGTAGCTAGCGCAGATGCGCTCGAAACGGCTCACGAGAGGCTGATTAAAATTTTGCCTGTCGAAGTAGCGCGCTCGCTTTCGTATTTCGAGTACGCGACGCTACTTTGCGCTCCGCTTTTTGAGGGGTGCGACTTTTTCGTCTGCGAGGCTGGCGTTGGGGGAGAATTCGACGCTACGAACGTGTTTGACAAGCGTCTTAGCCTCTTTACTCCGATAGGTTTTGACCACACGGCGCTGCTTGGCGACACGTTAGAGCAGATCGCGACGACTAAATTTAACGCGATGGCGGACGTTGCTTTGATGAACGACGAGATGGGTGAGCTTTGCGTCGGTATCGCTAGACAAATCGCCGCTAAAAAGGGCGTAACGCTCAAATTTGCGTCCGAAAATTTAAGCGACGATGATAAAAATGAGATTAAAATTTACGCGGAAAAATTTGGCTTGCCCGAGTTTTTGCGCTCAAATTTGACTCTCAGTTCTTCAGCGTTTAAGGAGCTTGGGTTTAGCTTAAATTTAGCAAATTTAGGCGCGCTAGATCTAAATGGACGCTGCGAAAAGATCGCGCCAAACGTAACGATCGACGTCGGGCACAACGAGATGGCGGCGCAGGCTCTCGTGAAAAGATTTGAGGGCAAAAAGCTAAATTTGATCTTTAACGCCTTTGCCGATAAGGACATAAAAGCCGTCCTAAAGGCGATCAAGCCGATCGTTAAAAAAACATACATCATCGAGTACGAGGCGCCGGGCCGCGAGCTAGCGACGGCGCAGGTGAAAGAGGCTTTACGCCAGCTTGATATGGAGTTTGCCGACTTTACGGACGTGCGCACGGACGAGGAGTATCTGGCGTTCGGGTCGTTTTACCTCGTGGAAGCCTTCCTAAAAAGGTACCGCGGTGCAAAGTGA
- a CDS encoding GGDEF domain-containing protein codes for MATSVSQVIKESIQTMKERGLMLTPDNYAEVFCEIAKKNGVIVPDCQKLEKYSARLNDELKAQLKQKNVRNLDELFAFMAARLNSPGLAEYPKLINALVAMNKKVFQAVASLHNKNAKNLAEASSEALNRRLDAQAIDRIKDKWFDFLTDYDDSFLKRLGVYGVKNFSDLKDIVAELEDVLTKEQACEKLVPLVSDMLRPSITDKIDGEIEKVNKILKSDPKLLEDFTIRKNIENLTKKRIELDRAEISTRVGALDKVLDGISGQISSLINSSSKSSSQMQFIKNDLNSINLSEDSFEGIRDKLKNIADTLDVEVKQLGEQMLNDQQTIKELQAKVSKLEVELESAKAESKEDFLTKTATKKALMEELGRLEVDFLQQNADYAVCFFDIDHFKNINDVYGHDAGDVIIASVGRVLRGNSREADFVARYGGEEFVVLLPGFDMAQSIEFADKVRDVLKNSKFLYKDERISVTVSCGVAIRSQNQSQATVLEASDKMLYQAKQNGRDQVMPKI; via the coding sequence ATGGCGACTAGCGTCAGCCAAGTCATAAAAGAATCAATCCAGACTATGAAAGAGCGCGGGCTCATGCTAACTCCAGATAACTACGCCGAGGTTTTTTGCGAGATAGCGAAAAAAAACGGCGTAATAGTGCCTGATTGCCAGAAGCTTGAAAAATACTCGGCTCGCCTAAACGACGAGCTTAAGGCGCAACTAAAACAAAAAAACGTAAGAAACTTAGATGAGCTTTTTGCTTTTATGGCCGCTAGGCTAAATTCGCCCGGCCTTGCCGAGTATCCAAAACTAATAAATGCGCTCGTAGCTATGAATAAAAAGGTTTTTCAAGCCGTAGCTTCGCTGCATAATAAGAATGCTAAAAATTTAGCCGAAGCAAGCTCGGAAGCTCTAAATAGAAGACTAGATGCGCAAGCTATAGATAGAATAAAAGATAAATGGTTCGATTTTTTAACTGATTACGACGATAGTTTTTTGAAAAGATTGGGCGTTTACGGCGTTAAAAATTTTAGTGACTTAAAAGATATCGTTGCTGAGCTTGAAGATGTTTTGACGAAAGAGCAGGCTTGTGAAAAACTAGTTCCGCTCGTATCGGATATGCTAAGACCTTCTATTACCGATAAAATCGACGGCGAGATAGAAAAAGTAAATAAAATTTTAAAAAGCGATCCAAAGCTTTTAGAAGATTTTACCATTAGAAAAAATATAGAAAATTTGACTAAAAAGCGTATTGAGCTTGATAGGGCTGAAATATCAACAAGGGTCGGAGCGCTAGATAAGGTTTTAGACGGTATAAGCGGGCAAATATCAAGTCTAATTAATAGCTCGTCTAAGAGTTCAAGTCAGATGCAATTTATAAAAAACGATCTAAATTCTATAAATTTGAGTGAAGATAGTTTTGAGGGAATCAGAGATAAATTAAAAAATATCGCCGACACCCTAGATGTAGAGGTTAAGCAACTTGGAGAACAAATGCTAAATGATCAGCAAACTATAAAAGAGTTACAAGCAAAAGTGAGTAAACTAGAAGTAGAGCTAGAAAGCGCAAAAGCCGAGAGCAAAGAGGATTTTTTAACTAAAACCGCGACAAAAAAAGCACTAATGGAAGAGCTTGGGCGGCTGGAGGTTGATTTTTTACAACAAAATGCCGACTACGCCGTGTGTTTTTTTGACATAGATCATTTTAAAAATATAAACGACGTATACGGCCACGACGCCGGCGACGTGATAATAGCAAGCGTAGGAAGGGTGCTTAGGGGCAACTCTAGGGAAGCCGATTTCGTCGCTAGATACGGCGGCGAGGAGTTTGTGGTGTTGTTGCCGGGGTTTGATATGGCGCAGAGTATAGAGTTTGCGGATAAGGTGCGCGATGTGCTAAAAAACTCCAAATTTTTATATAAAGACGAACGTATTAGCGTTACGGTGAGTTGCGGCGTTGCGATACGCAGCCAAAATCAAAGTCAAGCGACCGTATTAGAAGCTTCGGATAAAATGCTATATCAGGCTAAGCAAAACGGCAGAGATCAGGTGATGCCTAAAATTTAA
- a CDS encoding lipoprotein produces the protein MKIKILLLLATFILVGCGYKPVSKITNDIMGDRVYVNVLISKEEPKNSVWIKDSVLEGIVTRLGKRISYDKNEPTTITVSIKSLNYQALLFDENGYVTSYKAILTLNFDTKLKGGKTLSVATSGEHDFTVSQKIKDTRFADGVISEGDKYNAIKEASQEAFDEYIAVLAVKGLKNGD, from the coding sequence GTGAAGATAAAAATTTTACTACTTTTGGCGACTTTCATCTTAGTGGGATGCGGCTATAAGCCCGTCTCAAAGATCACGAACGACATAATGGGCGACCGTGTATACGTAAACGTATTGATAAGCAAAGAAGAGCCTAAAAACAGCGTTTGGATCAAAGATAGCGTACTAGAGGGTATCGTAACAAGGTTGGGCAAACGCATAAGCTACGATAAAAACGAGCCAACCACCATAACCGTCTCGATCAAATCGCTTAATTATCAAGCGTTGCTTTTTGATGAAAACGGCTACGTAACATCATATAAAGCGATACTAACGCTAAATTTCGATACTAAACTAAAAGGCGGTAAGACGTTATCAGTGGCTACTTCCGGTGAGCATGACTTTACGGTTTCGCAAAAGATAAAGGATACGAGATTTGCAGATGGCGTCATTAGCGAAGGAGATAAATATAATGCCATAAAAGAAGCTTCTCAGGAGGCTTTTGATGAATATATCGCCGTGCTTGCGGTAAAAGGGCTAAAAAATGGCGACTAG